The following proteins are encoded in a genomic region of Oscillatoria salina IIICB1:
- a CDS encoding bifunctional riboflavin kinase/FAD synthetase: MWVTSSTATALTPTAVALGNFDGVHRGHRQVVQPILSESPVTPEKEKELLKHRPLATVVTFNPHPREFFTGQSRKLLTPLAEKAAQLERLGVEQLVSLPFDQEIASLSPQQFVAEILVEQLQATFISVGEDFRFGKNRAGCATELINLAAQFGIEVTVAPLETCASDRISSSLIRQALSEGEIPKANRLLGRDYTLIGQVVTGQKLGRTIGFPTANLQVPADKFLPRQGVYCVTVEKFSDFNTSPETLIGVMNLGCRPTVDGKNPTIEIHLLDWSGDLYGQKLIVSLKQFLRSEQKFPSLDALKAQIATDCQRARKYFSELDTR, from the coding sequence GTGTGGGTAACATCTTCTACTGCCACGGCTTTAACTCCAACTGCTGTTGCTCTCGGCAATTTTGATGGCGTGCATCGAGGGCATCGCCAAGTCGTGCAACCAATTTTATCTGAATCTCCTGTCACGCCGGAAAAGGAAAAAGAATTGCTTAAACATCGTCCCCTAGCTACGGTAGTTACTTTTAATCCTCATCCGAGAGAATTTTTTACTGGTCAAAGTCGGAAATTATTGACTCCTTTAGCTGAAAAAGCGGCACAATTAGAACGTTTAGGTGTCGAACAGCTAGTTTCGCTACCCTTCGACCAAGAAATAGCGTCTTTGAGTCCCCAGCAATTCGTTGCAGAAATTTTAGTCGAGCAGTTACAAGCAACTTTTATTAGTGTGGGAGAGGATTTTCGCTTCGGGAAAAACCGTGCAGGTTGTGCGACAGAATTGATTAATCTTGCTGCTCAATTTGGAATTGAAGTTACGGTCGCACCACTAGAAACTTGTGCTAGCGATCGCATTAGTAGTTCCCTGATTCGTCAAGCTCTCAGCGAAGGTGAAATCCCTAAAGCTAACCGACTGCTTGGTCGCGACTACACTTTAATCGGTCAGGTGGTAACTGGACAAAAATTGGGTAGAACTATTGGCTTCCCTACTGCCAACTTACAAGTACCCGCCGATAAATTTTTGCCTCGACAAGGAGTTTATTGTGTCACAGTTGAGAAATTTAGTGACTTTAATACTTCCCCTGAAACGCTCATTGGCGTGATGAACCTAGGTTGTCGTCCCACCGTAGACGGCAAAAATCCCACAATTGAAATACATCTGTTAGATTGGTCTGGAGATTTATACGGTCAAAAACTTATCGTTAGTTTAAAGCAGTTTTTGCGCTCAGAGCAAAAATTTCCTTCCCTCGACGCTCTCAAAGCGCAAATTGCTACCGACTGTCAAAGGGCGAGAAAATATTTTTCTGAACTTGACACTCGATAA